A window from Flavobacterium sp. 83 encodes these proteins:
- a CDS encoding OstA-like protein: MKKPLFFIRCCLLLLCTNLVLAQAPKKIVVEHSDYFDVNQVEIPDAVLLTGNVRVNHDGVVLTCNKAYYFQNENYIKAFGNVQLVQGDTLFLNSKYAEYNGNVKKAFATGNAVMSSPDATLATDTINFDRNTQEVFYNSPGTIVNKDNTLKSKSGKYYVAEKKFQFLTAVTITNPKYVIKTNHLDYFSNSGHSYLLGPSTITSKANYIYTEKGFYDTKKNLAHFLNKSYIRYDDRVIKGDSLYYDRNKEFASATRNVKITDSINRGIVKGNYAEIYKNQDSMFVTKRAVAVNFVENDSVYIHGKKLMVTGKEGNRIIRAFNNVRFYKTDMSGKCDSIHSSSKTALTKLIGNPILWNGENQITGDIMHLIGNNNTKALDSLKVLNNTFLVSKDTLGTGYNQVKGQNLFGKFEEGKLHDVDIIKNTEVIYYMRNDAKELIGINKNVSSKINIIFDKKTIETITFFQQVDGDIYPEKDLPENARKLRGLVWRGDERIKSKDDIFPPEENQDNGKIAKATKAEEAKKDVPMKIRKETLNYDKKKGKSK, encoded by the coding sequence TTGAAGAAACCGCTATTTTTCATTCGTTGTTGTTTACTATTGCTTTGTACAAATTTGGTTTTGGCACAAGCTCCCAAAAAAATTGTTGTAGAACATTCTGATTATTTTGATGTTAATCAAGTTGAAATACCCGATGCTGTTTTGCTAACCGGGAATGTTCGTGTGAATCATGATGGAGTAGTTTTGACTTGTAACAAAGCTTATTATTTTCAAAACGAAAATTATATTAAAGCTTTTGGTAATGTACAATTAGTTCAAGGTGATACTTTATTTTTAAACAGTAAATATGCTGAATATAACGGAAATGTAAAAAAAGCATTTGCTACGGGAAATGCAGTGATGAGTTCTCCGGATGCGACATTGGCTACAGACACCATCAACTTTGACCGAAACACACAGGAAGTATTTTATAATTCACCCGGAACAATCGTAAATAAGGATAATACTTTAAAAAGTAAATCAGGAAAATACTATGTCGCTGAAAAAAAATTCCAATTTCTAACGGCAGTAACCATTACTAATCCAAAATATGTGATAAAAACAAATCATTTGGATTATTTCAGCAATTCGGGGCATTCCTATCTTTTAGGACCTTCCACAATTACCAGTAAAGCCAATTACATTTATACCGAAAAAGGATTTTATGACACCAAAAAAAATCTAGCTCATTTTCTCAATAAATCCTATATAAGATACGATGATCGGGTTATAAAAGGAGACAGTTTGTATTATGACAGAAATAAGGAATTTGCATCGGCAACACGAAATGTCAAAATAACGGATTCTATCAATCGCGGAATTGTCAAAGGAAATTATGCTGAAATTTATAAAAATCAGGATTCCATGTTTGTAACCAAAAGAGCTGTGGCGGTAAACTTTGTCGAAAACGACTCTGTTTACATTCACGGAAAAAAATTAATGGTTACCGGGAAAGAAGGAAACCGAATTATTCGGGCTTTCAACAATGTTCGCTTTTATAAAACGGATATGAGTGGTAAATGTGATTCGATACATTCGAGCTCCAAAACTGCGTTGACAAAACTGATAGGGAATCCTATACTTTGGAATGGTGAAAACCAGATTACAGGTGACATCATGCATCTTATTGGAAATAACAACACCAAAGCGCTCGATTCACTTAAAGTCCTCAATAATACTTTTCTGGTCTCGAAAGATACGCTGGGAACAGGCTATAATCAGGTAAAAGGACAAAATCTCTTTGGAAAATTTGAGGAAGGAAAATTGCATGATGTGGATATCATAAAAAATACCGAAGTCATTTATTATATGCGGAATGATGCCAAAGAGCTCATTGGAATCAACAAAAATGTGAGTAGTAAAATCAATATCATTTTTGATAAAAAAACGATAGAAACCATCACCTTTTTCCAGCAAGTGGATGGTGATATCTATCCCGAAAAAGATTTACCTGAAAACGCACGAAAACTCCGGGGTTTAGTCTGGCGTGGCGATGAAAGAATAAAATCCAAAGACGATATTTTTCCACCTGAAGAAAATCAAGACAACGGTAAAATAGCCAAAGCAACTAAGGCCGAAGAAGCAAAGAAAGATGTTCCAATGAAGATCCGAAAGGAAACATTGAACTATGATAAAAAGAAAGGGAAGAGTAAGTAA
- a CDS encoding aspartate aminotransferase family protein: MNTDFLKYQAQTSPYPLGMEVSHAVGSYIYDSNNKKYLDFVAGVSACALGHQHPRVNQAIKNQLDKYSHVMVYGEYSQSPSVQYCKLLASFLPAPLDKTYLVNSGTEAIEGALKLARRTTGRSQLISCHNAYHGNTMGSMSVMGFEERKRIFRPLIPDVDFITFNNEEDLQKITTKTAGIILETIQGGAGFIQPHNDFLQKVRNRCTEVGAIMILDEIQPGFGRTGKLFGFQNYDVVPDIIVMGKGMGGGMPVGAFTASSAMMDLLSDNPKLGHITTFGGHPVIAAACLATLQEITETNLMAEAMEKEKLFRTLLVHPLIEEIRGKGLMLAAMTKSADVTNEVILKCQDKGLILFWLLFEGCAIRITPPLTISEEEIREGCSIMLEVMDEILNKK, from the coding sequence GTGAATACCGATTTCTTAAAATACCAAGCACAAACTTCCCCTTATCCATTGGGTATGGAAGTGTCGCATGCAGTAGGTTCATACATTTACGATTCTAATAATAAAAAATACTTGGATTTTGTGGCCGGAGTTTCTGCTTGCGCATTGGGACATCAGCACCCAAGAGTCAATCAAGCCATCAAAAATCAGTTAGATAAATACTCGCACGTCATGGTATATGGGGAATATTCCCAAAGTCCATCGGTTCAGTATTGCAAACTATTAGCCTCGTTCCTGCCCGCACCTTTAGACAAAACCTATTTGGTGAATTCAGGAACAGAAGCCATTGAAGGTGCTTTAAAACTCGCCAGACGAACCACAGGAAGAAGCCAATTGATTTCGTGCCACAATGCCTATCATGGAAACACTATGGGTTCTATGAGCGTAATGGGATTCGAAGAACGCAAAAGAATTTTTCGCCCGTTGATTCCTGATGTCGATTTTATCACGTTCAATAACGAAGAAGATTTACAAAAAATAACGACTAAAACAGCAGGAATTATTCTGGAAACCATTCAAGGTGGCGCTGGATTTATTCAGCCCCATAATGATTTCCTTCAAAAAGTGCGTAACCGTTGTACTGAAGTGGGCGCTATAATGATTCTCGACGAAATCCAACCTGGTTTTGGGAGAACGGGAAAACTTTTTGGATTCCAAAATTATGATGTCGTTCCTGATATCATCGTTATGGGAAAAGGAATGGGCGGCGGTATGCCAGTAGGCGCTTTTACAGCTTCATCTGCCATGATGGATTTATTGAGCGATAATCCTAAACTGGGTCATATCACCACTTTTGGAGGTCACCCTGTCATAGCGGCAGCCTGTTTGGCAACTTTGCAGGAAATAACTGAGACCAATCTCATGGCCGAAGCTATGGAGAAAGAAAAACTGTTCAGAACACTTTTGGTACATCCTTTGATAGAAGAAATAAGAGGAAAAGGATTGATGCTAGCTGCAATGACAAAAAGTGCCGATGTAACAAACGAAGTGATTCTCAAATGTCAAGACAAAGGGCTCATATTATTCTGGTTATTATTTGAAGGATGTGCCATCAGAATAACACCTCCGCTAACCATTTCTGAAGAAGAAATACGAGAAGGTTGTAGCATCATGCTTGAAGTAATGGATGAAATTTTGAACAAGAAATAA
- a CDS encoding tetratricopeptide repeat protein, which translates to MQLSNEEEDYNLSLSKFESMLKTNKVLFFDSEEFEEIILHYLDMGKAALAKKALKLALEQHPKSTGLKLVQVEMLVYDDKLELAEKLLNELYAIEPTNEEIYIQKANICSKRDQHEKAVEMLKIALQYTDDYADVYNLIGMEYLFMDNLEMAKESFIKCLEEDLEDQSALYNVVYCFEFLDQNQEAITYLNKYIDKNPYSEIAWHQLGRLHYGVKEYENAIRAFDYATLIDDEFLGAFMEKAKAYERLKKYAEAIESYSRTIELDDATSYALLRMGKCYEKLGNKVLALKYFNQTVHEDPLLDKGWIAITDFYVRQKNYQKALFFVNKALAIDNQNRLYWKRYATINKQMNFFEEAEFGYRKAVEFGDYGLDTWLFWVDILQFLGEFESAIQTLLQASEYFPEENEVEYRLAGLYFMIGQNTKAKFHLSNALRLNFDNYILLEDLFPVVWTKKMVQNYIAKHKK; encoded by the coding sequence ATGCAATTAAGCAACGAAGAAGAAGACTATAACTTATCATTGTCTAAATTTGAGTCCATGTTAAAAACTAACAAAGTTCTCTTTTTTGACTCCGAAGAATTTGAAGAAATTATTCTTCATTATCTCGATATGGGTAAGGCCGCTTTGGCAAAAAAAGCGCTCAAACTGGCATTGGAACAACATCCAAAATCTACCGGACTAAAACTAGTCCAGGTGGAAATGCTTGTGTATGATGACAAACTCGAATTAGCCGAAAAGCTATTGAATGAGTTGTATGCTATTGAACCAACCAATGAAGAAATTTACATTCAAAAAGCCAACATCTGTTCTAAAAGAGACCAGCATGAGAAGGCCGTAGAAATGTTGAAAATAGCATTACAATACACTGATGACTATGCCGATGTCTATAATTTAATAGGTATGGAATATCTTTTTATGGACAATCTTGAAATGGCAAAAGAGAGCTTTATCAAATGTCTGGAAGAAGATCTGGAAGACCAATCAGCGTTATACAACGTTGTGTATTGTTTTGAATTTTTAGATCAAAATCAAGAGGCTATCACCTATTTGAATAAATACATTGACAAAAACCCGTACAGCGAAATCGCTTGGCATCAGCTAGGACGTTTGCATTACGGTGTAAAAGAGTACGAAAATGCCATTCGCGCCTTTGATTATGCAACTTTAATCGATGATGAATTCCTTGGTGCCTTCATGGAAAAAGCCAAAGCTTACGAACGTTTAAAAAAATATGCAGAAGCAATAGAAAGCTATAGCAGAACTATCGAATTAGACGACGCAACTTCCTATGCTCTACTCCGTATGGGGAAATGTTATGAAAAACTGGGAAACAAAGTTTTAGCATTGAAATATTTCAATCAAACTGTACATGAAGACCCACTTTTGGATAAGGGTTGGATTGCTATCACTGACTTTTATGTACGCCAAAAAAATTACCAAAAAGCATTATTTTTTGTCAACAAAGCATTAGCCATTGACAACCAAAATCGCTTATACTGGAAACGATATGCTACTATTAACAAACAAATGAATTTCTTTGAGGAAGCTGAATTTGGATATAGAAAAGCAGTGGAATTTGGGGATTACGGATTAGACACCTGGTTATTCTGGGTGGATATTCTACAATTTTTAGGCGAATTTGAAAGTGCTATTCAAACTTTATTACAAGCTTCTGAATATTTCCCAGAAGAGAATGAAGTCGAATACCGTTTGGCTGGATTATACTTTATGATTGGCCAAAACACTAAAGCAAAATTCCATTTGAGTAATGCTTTGCGATTGAATTTTGACAACTACATACTTTTAGAAGATTTATTCCCTGTAGTTTGGACAAAGAAAATGGTACAAAATTATATAGCAAAACATAAAAAATAA